The Aythya fuligula isolate bAytFul2 chromosome 1, bAytFul2.pri, whole genome shotgun sequence nucleotide sequence TGCACCCAGCACCCCGCACGCGCAGGACGCCCCCACACCCCCCAGTTCGGGGACCCACCCCACACCTCAGCTCTGGACAAATTCCTGCACCCGGCATGCCAAgacagctgtgtgtgtgcacccCCCTCTGTACCAGCCCTGCGCACCCCACGGGGACCCCTGCATGCCCCCTGCGTTCCCAGGAGACCCTGAACAGCCCTTGGCCCCGCGCCCCCACCTGCCACTGTCACGCCCCACGCCCCAGACACGGATGCTGGCCACGGGCTGTGCGTGCAGCAGGGTCTGGTCCTGCGGGTCCACCAGCTTCAGCGtctggctctgcaggagcagcagcatggcCCGGCCCTGGGGGGGCCGTGTCAGGCCAGGGGCAGCCTGGGGTGAGGGGTGCAGGGACAGAGCACGGCATGCAGGGCAGAGAGGGGATGTGCTGGGGGCCAGGGGTGATGCTGTGCTTGGGGAGGGAGGCACTCACCCCCCCCCAGGCACCCGGCGCTCCGTGCTGGTGCAGGGACAGCTGGCGGATGCAGTTGTTGACGGCGACGCTGCTCCTCCCGGGTGCCAACTCCTCCTCGCTCATCTCCACCCAGCCCAGCGAGCGCACAGGGAAGCTCTGCGGGGCACGGCCCGGGTGGGCGCAGTCTGGCTCCCACCAGCCCCATGCACCGGAGGGGGGCCAGGGGCAGCACCCCATCCAGCCGAGCCCCCCCCCACAGTGGCAACAGCACAGCCACCGCCCCAGGGCCCCCACGTCCCCGCGACACCGGGGCAGGAGGGGccaggggagctgggcaggagcccCCCACCAGGGCGGCCCCACTCAGCCCCCGCTGTCCCAGCCTACCTTGGAGCCCGGCTCGTCCTCCTCAGCCAGGGCCGCACTGCAAGAGCGGGGCTGTCACCGCCTGCCAccagctgccaccagctgctCCCTGCGCACGGGGAACCCTGCGCCCAGCTTGGTCAACGCAGCCCCCACCAAGCCCCCAAACCCCCACCTGATGCCCGGCGAGGCCGGGTCTGGTGCCGGTGGCTCCGCGTCCTGCACTCCAGGCTCGCCATCGGCCTCCTCTGCCGTGGGGTcctgggaaggagagagggtGGCAGGGCCGGGCGCAGCAGGCGACGTCCCCGGCCCCGACAGCCCCTCACCTTCCAGAAATCGCCATCGCCGAAGCGTTCAGCCGGAGCGAAGCCCGTCCAGGCGAGCTGTGGGCAGAGCGGAGGGCTCAGGACAAACGCCGTGGGGCAGCTCCACAGCCCGTGCTCCCCGACTCACCGGCTGCTCCTCGCAGGGGGTGCTGCCCTGGGAGCCGCGGGCGAGCCCCGCCGGGGGCTCCCACTGCGTGGTGCCAGTGGGGATGTGCCAGTAGTAGGTGCCCGAGGTGTCCTGCACCCGCATCCATCCCGCAGGCAGGTCCGAGTCCGTCTCGAAGGAGTTCCGGGTCCAGAAGGagtctggggagcagggggggagCCGAGGCTGggacccctgcagccccacgcAGCCGGGCGGGGACCCCGGCATGGTCGCCAtgtggggggagctgccacacagcggggggggcacagccaggcagggcagagaCCCCGCTGCCATAAGGAGTCCCGATGGCCACCAGGACGGGGCCAGGCCAGGAGGGACACCCGAACACTGCCCAGCAGGGCGATGGCCACGAGGCCCTCGCTGTGCTcggtgccccccagcacccgcAGATCCCATCCCGCAGCCCCCGCCACGCCGTGGGGCCGTCACACCAGGGCCcccctcccagtccctgcccCTCGGGACCCCCATCCCCGGCACCCCGCGCCCACCCCCCCGGTACCCCGGGGCTCGCGGCCGTTCCCTGCGGCCCctcccgggggggggctcggggcagcgCTCACCTGGGCCCTGCTGGTCCAGGCGTTGCCCCGGCAACCGCTGACGGCATCGCCAGGGGCCGCCACTGGGAtgcgccggggggggggcggggatgCGcagatggggggggggctgggaccgggatggggagggagggagggggcgaCAGGGACAGCAGGGGCCGTgcggagggggccggggggactATGTGGGGCAGCCGGGGGTCGGGGGCACAGGGACGGGGGGTGAGGTGGGGGGGGACGGGCAGCTGGGGCACCGTGGGGGACCCCCGCAGCCGGGGGGGGCAATGGGGAGCGCATGGGGACGCGCAGCCAGGAGGGTGCTGGGTGACCGCAATGGGACAGCACGACACGGGGCACGGCAcgggatggatggatggatggatgtgTGACCAGcacgggggggggcacagcccggCCGGGGGCCACCATGCAGAAGGGAGCGATGCAGTGCGCATGCCACGGAGCcgtgggcagggggcagggctgggggcagcagtgggtgcaaggctggggagggcagaCAAAGACATGGGGCTGAGAGGAGCAGGATGGGCACAGCAGGATgggggcagcaggatggggcaCTGCAGGAGGGGGACAGCTGGATGGGGGCAcagcaggatggggacagcaggatggggacagcaggaggggggcagcaggaggggggcaCAGTAGGATGGGGCACTGCAGGATGGGGGCACAGCAGGATGCGGGCACAGCAGGATGGGCACAGCAAGATGAGCACAGCAGGAtaggggcagcaggaggggggcagcaggatgggggcaCAGCAGGAGGGGCACAGCAGGATGGGGGCACAGCAGGATGGGGCATAGCAGGAtaggggcagcaggaggggggcagcaggatgggggcacagcaggatgggggcagcaggaggggggcaCAGTAGGATGGGGGCACAGCAGGATGGGCACAGCAGGATAGGGGCACAGCAGGATGGGCACTGCAGGAGGGGGCAGCAcactgggctgggggctgcaggggcagctgtGGCACAGGCAAGCGGGCACACACGGGGCCCACCTGCGTCGTCGGGGGAGCTGCCGGCCGGGCTGCCCTGGCTGAGCGTGGCCCAGCTGGAGTCCTCGTCGCTGGCGGTGCCGCTGCGCGCCCCGAAGAGCCGGCTGGCGCTGCGGCCCTGCTCACGCGGCGCCCGCTCCCCGCTGGGCTCTGACTCGGCCGTGGCGGGGTCGCTCTGCACCGGGGTGGagtccccgtccccatcctcCGCGTCGTCCCCGTCGTCATCCTCCTcttcgtcctcctcctcctcgggggCGCCCCGCAGGTCGATGAGCAGGGCCCCTCTGCCGGCGGCGTTGCGGGCGTTGCGTGCGGCCACCTCCAGCTCCTCGGGGGGGGGGCCCAGCTCGTTGCGGTTCTGGTCCCGCTCGGCTGCCCGGCGCAGCTGGTTCTGGCCCTCCTTCACCCACTTGGCATTAGCGGGCTCCTCGCCGGCCTGGGGGGCTgggcccccgccgcctcccAGCTCCGTGCTGCCATGGAGGTGGTGGCCGTGGGGCGAGCCGGGGGGGGCCTTGGccggcagcagctccccgtgcTCGGGGGGGCCCTGCAGCgccaggctcagccccaggcagctgttGTCGTTGGCCAGGTCGCTGCGCTTGCTCAGGGACCCCGACATCGCGGggcctggggacagcagagaCGGGGGCAGGACCAGCGTCACCACGGGGAGCGGCTGCCACGGGGCCAGCACCGCCCGTGGGGCCGGCATCGCCCGTGGGGCCCCCCCCACGGGGCCAGCCCCATCCCTCACCTGCGGTGGCGGAGGCTCCTACAGCCCCCGGGGCGCCAGCTCCTCCGTGTCCATGGGGCCTGCGGGCAGGGGGCACTGGGGAcagcgggggcggcgggggcggtgGGGGTGCCCCCCCTGgccccctgcccttccccagccgccccccggccccgggacGCCCTCACCCCTCGGCGGCCCCGCAGCCGCGACCCTGCCCCACGCACCGTGGGGctcggccccgcagcgccccaGGGCCCGGTGCTGCCCGGCTCCCACGGCCGAGCCCGGCCCCCCGcagccgcccccagcccccgggccccgtccccgtccccgtcgCGGTGCCCCCGCTGCGCCGGGCCCGGAGCCGCACTCGCCCgacccccggccccggccccccccccggcgcagcccccggggggagCGGCCCCGCTGCGGCCCCTCCGGTACCTGCGGCGGCTCCGCTgccgggggggcggggggggtcGGCTTCCGCTTCCGAGGgcggggcggagcggagcgggcaCGGCGCGgtgcggggcgctgcggggcggcgCGAGATGCTGCAGCGCGGGGCGGCGCGGGATGCTGCGGGgcagcacggcacggctcggcacgggatggcacggcacggctcggcacggctcggcaaGGCACGGCTTGGCACGGGatggcacggcatggcacggcacggggTGGGATGGCACGGCACGGGCTGACACGGCGCGGTGCGGCACgagggtgctggggcagcaccgCACGGTGCAGCTTGGTACGGCACGGAGCAGGgtggctcggctcggcccggctcggcaccgggcagcagagggcagcacGGAACAACCCGGAGCGGCGGGGAGCGGTGCGGGCAGCACGGGGCAGCGCCTGGGtgcacggcacggcacggcgcgTGACAGCGGGTATCAGtgcggcacggcacggcatggcacggcacggcgtGTGACAGGGGGTATCAGtgcggcacggcacggcatggcacggcaGCAGGGCCCCGCAGAGCCGCTCGCCCAGCCCCACGTCCCGGCGGCTGCTGGAGCCCCCgcggaggagcccccagcccctctctgggcACCCGCCcggcacagcagtgctgcctggggcCCAGAGGGCACCgcct carries:
- the APBB1 gene encoding amyloid-beta A4 precursor protein-binding family B member 1 isoform X1, with the translated sequence MSGSLSKRSDLANDNSCLGLSLALQGPPEHGELLPAKAPPGSPHGHHLHGSTELGGGGGPAPQAGEEPANAKWVKEGQNQLRRAAERDQNRNELGPPPEELEVAARNARNAAGRGALLIDLRGAPEEEEDEEEDDDGDDAEDGDGDSTPVQSDPATAESEPSGERAPREQGRSASRLFGARSGTASDEDSSWATLSQGSPAGSSPDDADSFWTRNSFETDSDLPAGWMRVQDTSGTYYWHIPTGTTQWEPPAGLARGSQGSTPCEEQPLAWTGFAPAERFGDGDFWKDPTAEEADGEPGVQDAEPPAPDPASPGISAALAEEDEPGSKSFPVRSLGWVEMSEEELAPGRSSVAVNNCIRQLSLHQHGAPGAWGGGRAMLLLLQSQTLKLVDPQDQTLLHAQPVASIRVWGVGRDSGRERDFAYVARDQLTQMLKCHVFRCESPAKDIATSLHEVCSQIMVERRSARALANGLSMDSSRMVEIPFQVEFPVPKSEVVQKFPVCYLGCVPVTKPVGMDVINAALEAALATSSKEHWTPIVVNVAPATLTITHEQTEAVLCECRVRFLSFMGVGRDVRSFAFIMASAPGAFRCHMVWCEPNAAGLSEALQAACMLRYQKCLDARPQASSSCLPAPPADSVARRVGSTVRKGVQTLLGSLKPKRLGAQTP
- the APBB1 gene encoding amyloid-beta A4 precursor protein-binding family B member 1 isoform X3 yields the protein MSGSLSKRSDLANDNSCLGLSLALQGPPEHGELLPAKAPPGSPHGHHLHGSTELGGGGGPAPQAGEEPANAKWVKEGQNQLRRAAERDQNRNELGPPPEELEVAARNARNAAGRGALLIDLRGAPEEEEDEEEDDDGDDAEDGDGDSTPVQSDPATAESEPSGERAPREQGRSASRLFGARSGTASDEDSSWATLSQGSPAGSSPDDADSFWTRNSFETDSDLPAGWMRVQDTSGTYYWHIPTGTTQWEPPAGLARGSQGSTPCEEQPLAWTGFAPAERFGDGDFWKDPTAEEADGEPGVQDAEPPAPDPASPGISAALAEEDEPGSKSFPVRSLGWVEMSEEELAPGRSSVAVNNCIRQLSLHQHGAPGAWGGGRAMLLLLQSQTLKLVDPQDQTLLHAQPVASIRVWGVGRDSGRERDFAYVARDQLTQMLKCHVFRCESPAKDIATSLHEIMVERRSARALANGLSMDSSRMVEIPFQVEFPVPKSEVVQKFPVCYLGCVPVTKPVGMDVINAALEAALATSSKEHWTPIVVNVAPATLTITHEQTEAVLCECRVRFLSFMGVGRDVRSFAFIMASAPGAFRCHMVWCEPNAAGLSEALQAACMLRYQKCLDARPQASSSCLPAPPADSVARRVGSTVRKGVQTLLGSLKPKRLGAQTP
- the APBB1 gene encoding amyloid-beta A4 precursor protein-binding family B member 1 isoform X2, with protein sequence MSGSLSKRSDLANDNSCLGLSLALQGPPEHGELLPAKAPPGSPHGHHLHGSTELGGGGGPAPQAGEEPANAKWVKEGQNQLRRAAERDQNRNELGPPPEELEVAARNARNAAGRGALLIDLRGAPEEEEDEEEDDDGDDAEDGDGDSTPVQSDPATAESEPSGERAPREQGRSASRLFGARSGTASDEDSSWATLSQGSPAGSSPDDADSFWTRNSFETDSDLPAGWMRVQDTSGTYYWHIPTGTTQWEPPAGLARGSQGSTPCEEQPLAWTGFAPAERFGDGDFWKDPTAEEADGEPGVQDAEPPAPDPASPGISAALAEEDEPGSKSFPVRSLGWVEMSEEELAPGRSSVAVNNCIRQLSLHQHGAPGAWGGGRAMLLLLQSQTLKLVDPQDQTLLHAQPVASIRVWGVGRDSGRDFAYVARDQLTQMLKCHVFRCESPAKDIATSLHEVCSQIMVERRSARALANGLSMDSSRMVEIPFQVEFPVPKSEVVQKFPVCYLGCVPVTKPVGMDVINAALEAALATSSKEHWTPIVVNVAPATLTITHEQTEAVLCECRVRFLSFMGVGRDVRSFAFIMASAPGAFRCHMVWCEPNAAGLSEALQAACMLRYQKCLDARPQASSSCLPAPPADSVARRVGSTVRKGVQTLLGSLKPKRLGAQTP